In one Nicotiana sylvestris chromosome 8, ASM39365v2, whole genome shotgun sequence genomic region, the following are encoded:
- the LOC138875545 gene encoding secreted RxLR effector protein 161-like: protein MGSNRPQELSMNDYPNSYWSMVTKEIKQSPNGTMIHQQRYTKELIKKFKIEDSKDIDTPIVTATKLYIDEPGSSVDQKLYRGMISSLLYLTASRPGIVFNVGLCARFQANPTESHLTVVKRILRYLKGTTDLCLWYPKDSNFDLVGYADADYTGFLVDRKSTSGMTHFLGSFLVSWATKKQNFVALSTTKAEYVVVASCCAQLLWNKH from the exons ATGGGCTCAAACAGGCCCCAAGAGCTTAGTATGAATGACTATCCAAATTCCTACTGGAGTatggttacaaaagag atcaaacaaagtccaaatggaaccatgatccatcagcaaagGTACACAAAAGAGctaatcaaaaagtttaaaatagaGGATTCTAAAGACATAGACACACCCATTGTAACTGCCACTAAATTATatattgatgaacctggttcatcagttgatcaaaagttgtataggggtatgattagttcactcttgtatcttactgcaAGTAGACCTGGCATTGTTTTCaatgtagggctttgtgctcgttttcaggcaaatccaacAGAGTCCCATTTGACTGTTGtaaagaggatactgagatatctgaaaggcaccactgatttGTGTCTTTGGTATCCTAAAGATAGTAATTTtgatctagtaggatatgctgatgctgattatacAGGTTTCTTAGTAGAcaggaaaagcacctcaggtatgacacacttccttggttcatttcttgtgtcatgggctaccaaAAAGCAAAATTTTGTGGCCCTATCTACTACtaaagctgagtatgttgttgttgcttcttgttgtgctcaattgctatggaaTAAACACTAG